A stretch of the Agromyces larvae genome encodes the following:
- a CDS encoding helix-turn-helix domain-containing protein has translation MHLKLTQTVLDPPDWPDSKSALEFARTWQRHLREVGGVSAPPQLRGTTGAERKRLEEELVSAGIPGAKPNDRVSGGRVWLVFFELCRWYGIDGPFAWRSMEHLAADLGMSERTVRRAVARLNELDLIASRRWKKSTTGGSLAFRHYIPGLDDSAIPPADTVVIARPAPPDARGARWVPVDNHDAGAHGRPDAVSGQVPDAVSGQVPDAVSGQVPDAVSGEY, from the coding sequence ATGCATCTCAAGCTCACGCAGACAGTACTCGACCCGCCTGACTGGCCGGACTCGAAGTCGGCACTGGAGTTCGCGCGCACCTGGCAGCGACACCTCCGCGAGGTGGGCGGGGTCAGTGCGCCGCCGCAGCTGCGCGGAACCACTGGTGCGGAGCGGAAGCGTCTCGAGGAGGAGCTCGTCTCCGCCGGCATCCCCGGCGCGAAGCCCAACGACCGCGTCTCGGGCGGGCGGGTCTGGCTCGTGTTCTTCGAGCTGTGCCGTTGGTACGGGATCGACGGGCCGTTCGCGTGGCGGAGCATGGAGCACCTCGCCGCCGACCTCGGCATGTCGGAGCGCACCGTGCGCCGCGCGGTCGCTCGGCTGAACGAGCTCGACCTGATCGCGTCTCGGCGATGGAAGAAATCCACTACCGGGGGTTCGCTCGCCTTCCGCCACTACATCCCCGGCCTCGACGACAGCGCGATCCCACCGGCTGACACTGTCGTGATCGCCAGGCCAGCGCCGCCGGATGCACGCGGCGCACGTTGGGTGCCTGTGGATAACCACGACGCCGGCGCGCACGGCCGACCGGACGCCGTGTCCGGTCAGGTACCGGACGCCGTGTCCGGTCAGGTACCGGACGCCGTGTCCGGTCAGGTACCGGACGCCGTGTCCGGTGAGTATTAA